A single genomic interval of Armigeres subalbatus isolate Guangzhou_Male chromosome 1, GZ_Asu_2, whole genome shotgun sequence harbors:
- the LOC134207784 gene encoding transcriptional regulator ovo-like, giving the protein MPKISLIKHRIHQEQLRLLESQKNANFGDGAFGSEPLSLVSRKKDHKEGADRDIFSEENRLSPPCRETSSSPASSIFSSVVQAAQNLSVNQRSSPPPSVPLFLQRSFAAKELAAAAAAEPQVAPAPNPPTPTPVRRFFSSITGGDTPYGSRPGHVLTQAERKVYPPSRPITPPPQQQSLPPAPSPPEKKDPHSNQPQPVAREERNVITEERPVVSVEPRSPPPKDRVPTPPPASGPVVRCSVIQRAPQAALSPRRPTVPSPDSSPKAVDLKVRAPELEPEQEQPIDYHIPKRCEDGKENKKEDEDREKKIREARREAILRRHLLSMRYRYGKLNGIMQAAAGHGRSSSGGGQAAGGHSGHSGGGSINFSSGSGGLGSTSGSSGGAIGGGGAGGGMGGRDGRSNYGPNSPPTGSLPPFYESLKGGNAGLNAYNANGGFLNTNWNNMDCDTTQDLTNIGAYTDANGNSSTNPSKQYSLLQNAYGIALKDEADLDYDSKMDSFSNLYGNYDVNDSMMAEMNGVGVDPLHLTATLTFSSPGDSALLDSFSDAVDLSQFLNRLPSDEQSSSCNDLELTSTPSLTPDSVATSLQQVDHHDGLDQYPDHLLLTRNYSANFNNNNTPKYMQPPHQQSNHQENPPSYQSSHHFHSLSSFDLDSHSNLSLPSPNSHSLQSPSSSSSPPSSSSSSAAAAAAAAAAAAASLAAAGLPGHGPVALGAPSPVTAPPPGVVASTIQNLGLPAEVQLEFVNGGHGIKNPLAVENIPGRLRDEDKHHTKLLQQTEVLKVDESSVGSGDPQSKFVCRICQKSFTLQRLLNRHMKCHSDVKRYLCTFCGKGFNDTFDLKRHTRTHTGVRPYKCNLCEKSFTQRCSLESHCLKVHGVQHQYAYKERRTKMYVCEECGHTTNEPEVHYLHLKEKHPYSPALLKFYDKRHFKFTNSQFANNLLGSFPMPVQN; this is encoded by the exons ATCGCGACATCTTCAGCGAGGAGAACCGCCTGAGTCCGCCATGCCGAGAAACATCATCCTCTCCCGCCTCGTCCATCTTCAGTTCGGTCGTCCAAGCCGCCCAGAACCTATCAGTCAACCAGAGAAGCAGCCCGCCGCCCTCGGTGCCTCTTTTCCTCCAGCGCAGCTTCGCAGCCAAAGaactagcagcagcagcagcagcagaaccACAGGTTGCTCCCGCACCGAACCCGCCAACACCGACGCCGGTGCGTCGCTTCTTCTCGTCCATCACCGGCGGTGACACTCCCTACGGAAGCCGCCCCGGTCACGTTCTCACACAGGCCGAGCGAAAAGTATACCCGCCTAGTCGGCCGATCACTCCTCCTCCACAGCAGCAGTCTTTGCCGCCGGCGCCGTCCCCTCCCGAAAAGAAAGACCCTCACAGCAATCAGCCACAACCGGTGGCCCGGGAGGAGCGCAATGTGATCACGGAGGAACGCCCAGTGGTGTCGGTGGAGCCCCGGTCACCGCCTCCCAAAGATCGCGTTCCGACGCCTCCACCGGCTTCTGGTCCGGTTGTGCGCTGTTCCGTCATCCAGAGAGCCCCCCAAGCGGCTCTATCCCCGCGACGACCTACCGTCCCCAGCCCGGACAGCAGCCCCAAGGCCGTCGATCTGAAGGTACGAGCCCCAGAGCTGGAACCGGAACAGGAGCAACCGATCGATTACCACATACCAAAACGGTGCGAAGATGGCAAGGAGaacaagaaggaagacgaaGATAGGGAGAAGAAAATTCGGGAAGCCAGGCGAGAAGCAATCTTGAGGAGACATCTCCTGTCCATGCGCTACCGATATGGCAAACTGAATGGAATCATGCAGGCTGCGGCCGGGCACGGTCGATCTTCCAGCGGTGGAGGACAAGCCGCAGGTGGTCACAGCGGACACAGCGGCGGTGGCAGCATCAACTTCTCCTCCGGATCCGGAGGACTCGGAAGTACCAGCGGAAGTAGTGGCGGTGCAATCGGTGGAGGAGGAGCCGGAGGTGGCATGGGAGGACGTGATGGGCGATCCAACTACGGCCCAAACAGCCCCCCAACTGGGTCCCTTCCACCTTTCTACGAAAGTCTCAAAGGTGGCAACGCCGGCCTTAACGCATACAACGCCAACGGAGGGTTCCTCAACACCAACTGGAACAACATGGACTGCGACACGACTCAGGATCTCACCAACATAGGAGCCTACACGGATGCTAACGGGAACAGTAGCACGAACCCGTCCAAACAATACTCCTTGCTTCAAAACGCCTACGGCATCGCGCTCAAAGACGAAGCAGACCTGGACTACGACTCCAAAATGGATTCCTTCTCCAACCTGTACGGCAACTACGACGTCAACGACTCCATGATGGCCGAAATGAACGGCGTCGGCGTCGACCCTCTGCATCTCACCGCAACACTCACCTTCTCCTCTCCGGGAGACAGCGCCCTGCTGGACAGCTTCTCCGACGCCGTCGATCTGAGCCAATTCCTGAACCGGCTTCCCTCGGACGAGCAATCCAGCAGCTGCAACGACCTGGAACTAACTTCAACGCCGTCGCTCACCCCCGACTCCGTGGCAACGTCCCTGCAACAGGTCGATCACCACGACGGACTCGACCAATACCCAGACCACCTCCTCCTCACCCGAAACTACTCCGCCAACTTTAACAACAACAACACCCCCAAATATATGCAACCCCCACACCAGCAGTCCAACCATCAGGAGAACCCTCCCAGCTACCAATCCTCCCACCATTTCCATTCCCTCAGCAGTTTCGACCTCGACTCGCACAGCAACCTCTCCCTTCCGTCCCCCAACAGTCATTCCCTCCAGTCACCCTCGTCCTCCTCCTCGCCGCCGTCCTCTTCCTCGTCATCTGctgcagccgcagcagcagcagcggccgCCGCCGCCGCATCACTAGCCGCCGCTGGCCTCCCCGGGCACGGCCCCGTGGCCCTCGGTGCGCCCTCGCCCGTCACCGCGCCACCACCGGGCGTCGTCGCCTCAACCATCCAAAAC CTCGGCCTCCCGGCCGAAGTCCAGCTGGAGTTCGTCAACGGCGGGCACGGCATCAAGAACCCGCTGGCCGTCGAGAACATCCCCGGGCGGCTGCGCGACGAGGACAAACACCACACCAAGCTGCTGCAGCAGACCGAGGTGCTCAAGGTGGACGAATCGAGCGTCGGCAGCGGCGACCCGCAGAGCAAGTTCGTCTGCCGGATATGCCAGAAGTCGTTCACGCTGCAGCGGTTGCTGAACCGGCACATGAAGTGCCACTCGGACGTCAAGCGCTACCTGTGCACCTTCTGCGGCAAGGGATTCAACGACACGTTCGACCTGAAGCGGCACACCCGGACGCACACCGGCGTCCGGCCGTACAAGTGCAACCTGTGCGAGAAGTCGTTCACGCAGCGGTGCTCGCTGGAGTCGCACTGCCTGAAGGTGCACGGCGTCCAGCACCAGTACGCGTACAAGGAGCGGCGCACGAAG ATGTACGTCTGCGAGGAGTGCGGCCACACCACCAACGAACCGGAGGTCCACTACCTGCACCTGAAGGAGAAGCACCCGTACTCGCCGGCCCTGCTCAAGTTCTACGACAAGCGCCACTTCAAGTTCACCAACTCGCAGTTCGCCAACAACCTGCTCGGTTCGTTCCCGATGCCGGTCCAAAACTGA